The following is a genomic window from Antechinus flavipes isolate AdamAnt ecotype Samford, QLD, Australia chromosome 3, AdamAnt_v2, whole genome shotgun sequence.
gagaatcagaataaaaggaaaaaactgaaagaaaaaagaacaaaaaattgaaaatactatgctttgactccatagttctttctctcgatgtgaatggcattttctgttaTGAATCTCTGGGAATTAGATCATTGtaatgctgagaagagctaattctattagagtttatcatcatataatgttgatGTTGCTATTTACAATGCTTTCCTACTTctgctcacttagcatcagttcatgtaagtctttccagatttttctgaaatctgcctacttataatttcttatggaacaatagtattcaattatattcatataccacaatttattcatccataatCCTAATTTATGGGTATCtccttgatttctaattctttgccaccacaaaaagagctactttaaacatttgtgtgtgtatgtgtgtatatatatatatataatatatatatatttaatcccTTTTTAAATGATGTCTTTGGAATCCTAGTAGTGGCATCaaccaaaaatatatagagagatttggTGGCCGCTTGAAatttgaaagagaagaacaaataacACTTATGCAAAGCAGACTAATTACGTTGAAAGACTCTCGAACTTACCAGAACACTAGAACAAATCAGAAGAGATATGGAAAATGCCCTATTTTTATTAGGTATGGTGTACTTTTTTGGAAGAGGGATGGGTTTAGAGGGAAAATATATGTCTTGCTTGGTCATGTGAGATGACTACAGGATATCCAAATGTAGAAGTCCTGGAGTTAGCTGGTTATATGACACTGAAGATAAAGAGAGAGTGTGATATAAAGATGGTTCTTTCTTTATAGAGAAAAATGCCCTAATAAAAATACAGATTACATCACTCTAAAGGAGCTATATATTCTCTTCAAAAAGGAGGAAGAGTTTTATTGAGCAGAAGGATGAAGAGAAGACcaatttttgttgattaaaaataaacattaactaTTAAAAATGCTATGTATTTGTGACTACAAGGTAATATAGCAGCTATATAACTATTGCTAAGATAAGATAGAAAGTAACTGTGCTTTGCTTATTTAAGTTCATAGTAAATATTGCATTAGATGAAAATAATGATATCTGATATTAAAGAAAATgggcatttgaaaaaatattaatttgagcAAAGAAAGACCTTTcctaactatttaaaaaatattctttggaaGGATAACTAATCCTATTGACTTAGGATCATCATTTCTGTCCATGCAGTTGCTGTCCCATGAATTCTGAAATCCTACAATATCTGAGAAGGTGTATTTCATCAGTCTGGGCTAAAATTATCTTCTTTGCCCCactgtagaagaaaaatgaaaccgATGGAAACACTATTAACAAAACATCTCCTTGTTTGGTTCATCTATCAGtatgaatcatttttttaattaaaagaatttaaaatttcctGAAAAGCTCTTAACTGATATGAAATGGATCATGGGCAGGTCAAGGGATACTCCCATAGGATAAGGGAGACTATCTTTATTGTAAAACAATCCTGTTACAAGATGACTATACAAAATGGCATTTTCCTCTATCACCAAACTTCTAGTTGACTTTTAGTAGTcaccttttttttaaaggtgacaccttttttttaaacacctttctaatttttaaaataccttttaatCAACAAAGATTATTTCAAGCAGAGGGCTGCCAGACCCTCCTTAGGTAAATGTTATCTAAAACTCTTTAAGCAAATATACCTGggtctatataataaaaaaaattaggctgATTCTTGCCCTTGACACCAATTCTTCTTTTGGCttgagagaaagaagacagaagagTAGAATGGAGTACAAGGTGTTTTGCACACTGATCATCACTTTGATGCTGGGGTACAATGTGCTGACCCAGGGAGTCTTTGGtaagacaaatttattttttgtgtttatcATATTGAAGTTCCAGACATAATAGATTAGATGTCTTAGTTTTTGTACTCTTGGAAAGTgatgttttttcctatttcaaattCTAAGATTGGGGCAAGAGGGAGGCAGTGTCCCAGAGAATAGGCAAATACATATGACCCAagaatgtataatataatttcttttttatttttaaatttaaattttattttatttaataataactttgtattgacagaatccatgccagagtaattttttacaacattatcccttgcattcccttatgtttcgttttttcccctccctccctccacccccccccaagatggcaagcagtcctatatatgttaaatatgttgcagtatatcctagatacaatacatatttgcagaaccgaacagttctcctgttgcacagagagaattggattcagaaggtaaaaataactcaggaagaaaatcaaaaatgcaaatagttcacattcgtttcccagtgttccttctttgggtgtagctgtttctgtccatcatttatccattgaaactcagttaggtctctttgtcatagaaatccacttccatcagaatacatcctcatataatattgttgtcgaagtgtataatgatctcctggttctgctcatctcatttagcatcagtccatggaggtctctccaagcctctctgtattcatcctgctggtcattccttacagagcaataatattccataacattcatataccacaatttacccaattctccaattgatgggcatccattcattttctagtttctagccactacaaacagggctgctacaaacattttggcacatacaggtccctttcccttttttagtatctctttggggtataagcccaatagaaacactgctggatcaaaatataatttcttataagtaatttctttctaaattattaCTGGTAGTACATTATCATCACCATACCATCACTACAACTGCCATTAACACTATTTCTAGAAGTAATATGTTTCTGAAAAGATATTTTGCATGGGATATAAATGGAGTAATGATAAGCCTAGTGGTTTGGCTAAGAGTTATTGCAAAGGCTATTGCTGAGTCCAGAGGGCAAAAGTAGGAactatgaaggaaaataataagcagatagatttaaaattaacattaagaaaaattttctagTAATTAGAACTCTTCATTGAGATCTTTAAAAAAGATACTGATGACCACTTGGTGATTTTTTTAGATGATATTCATGATATGGGTAGGGATTGAATCTGGTGActcctgagatctcttccaactttaatTACATGCATCTATGAATGAGTGGctgagagataaaaaaaaaatgctacaggATTACAGGACAACAAATGCTATGCCAGTTTTCAAAATAGGGAAGGGAATGGcaaaattccaagaaaatattattaaatggatAGCTATTAaacattaatgaaaaagaaaagtttcactATAAATATCTACTGATCTGCTGAAAATAAAGCTAATAGTAGAAGAGTTAGTAATATAAGGACTATATATTTAGTAAAAGGACTAAATCTAATGCATCTTTGATATGTGCCAactactgtgctaagcactttataaatattacctcatttgatcacCACAGCACCCtgaaaggtaaatgctattacccccattttacagtaaaGGGAACTTAGGCATCATTCTCAGTGTTACAGAACTAGtgactgagactggatttgaattcagatcttcctaacagTAGCTGCAGCACTCAATTCGCAGTACCACCTATCTGGATCTAGCTGTCATCAAGACATTAAACCAATGTTTACTTACCAAGAACCTTGCTAAgttaatcttttttccttttcttttttgacaagtACATCAGTGGAATGCTTTATATGTCTTATCAAATAATTTGACAAATTAGTCATATTATTCTTATGGAAAAATATGAGATAGGCAATATCACAGGTAGGTCCTTTTGGAAGTGATCGAATAACTTAATAGAACAGATCAATGGTTTTATGTCAGTTTGAAAGAAGGTACTTGGACTAGTGTTTTAAATATCTATTCTTTTCCTTATGCTATTTAGCATTTTTCTTAGTGGCTTAAGGGTATAAAACAGTATGTTTATTAACAGCCATGAAGATATTAAGCTACCAAGGATGTTTGAAAATAGAGCCCCAAAATAATCTCAATAAAGGCTTAGCTGAATCAAAAATGTTACTGAATAGATACTAGTATAGTTCTTATGTTTGGGCTCAAAATGTCtacttcacaagtacaagatagAAGAGGAATAATTAGATAGGAGATTGTTTAAAGCAGAACAGACTACAAGTTCAATGTGAATTAACCACATGATTCGAACCAAAAAAGTATTAAGTTTCCTTAAAACAAACACAATATCTGAAAATCAGAGGTTGATAATTCCACTATATTCTTCCTTGGTTAAAACATAGTATTATTGTATTAAGTTTTCAGTGCCATGGTTTAATAAGGATATTATTCCTTCAACAgagtaaaacaattaaaatggtAAAGAACCTTGTCCTATCAACTGAAGACACTGAGCATATTTAGcttaagagaaagacagaagtcTTAGTCTAAAGGCAGCCTAAAAATATATTAGGCTTTTCTTTTTAGGGGAGGACATCATCCTGTATTATTGACTCACATTGAGTCTGTGGTTCAACAGAACAGGGTATTCTGTTTCATATTTAAGCATACCTCTTTTATCTTGTCCTTGTGAAATTGATGCTTTGATACCCAATATAAAAACTTTATATCTATCCTGATTCAATATAATCTCCTTAGGGTCAGCATAGCTTCAGGATAACTGTCTTAGAATACTTAAATGCTTCACTGTAGAATGGAAATGACATTCATTCAatttgacctggaaaatagaaccagaaaaataatggATATTGCAAGgagacaaatataattttaacataagGAAAATCTTCCCAATAACTAAAGTTCCCCAAAAGTAAATAGGGCTATCAGAAGTTTTTAAGTTTCCTTTCAGTAGACAAAAGCTGAATGAACATTTGGATATGTTATAGGCAATCTTACTGTTTATtgtattggaaataaaaatggacTTGAAGTGAGCAAGACTAATTCTGACATACACACTTGCTACACAATGATTGCCACTAAACCTCTCTGAAcgttatttttttctcatctgtaaaactgataTTAAAATGCTTGCCTAACAGCAATGTTCCAAACATCAAATGTGATgctatatgtaaattattttaaaatcattattattattctttatcaaGTATGGATTGGACctagaattgaaaataaataagttcAAACCCTGCCTCTATTCCGTATTGGTTTGCAtaatcatgggcaaatcattaaacctCTAAGTAACACTGCAACAGGGAATTGAATGAGAATGTAAGTTATAAGTGCTAGTTACTGACTGGTATTGTTGTAGGACGTTTCCATGATAGGGGTTCTCCACATTGAGTAAGTCACAGCTCTAGACCATCCCttcattgtttccttttcccATAAGTCCTACAAAAAGGATCaggctagatgatttctgagataaTTATTAGCTGATATTCTGGGATGGATATTGTTCAGTGGATGAAATCTATATGATATTAcatgcttgttttcttttaatttttacatattttcagaaACATGTAATATGACTCcacaggagaggaaaaattgtgGTTGGAGTGGTATCACAGAAAAAGAATGTCAAGAAAGAAATTGTTGCTTTGACAGCAATATTAGGGGTTATCCCTGGTGCTTCTCCCCTCGGcaagaaatagaagataatggTATGTATCTTTGGAAAGTGATTATAACTTCTTCAGGTTTACAATAAATGAAGAGGTTTAATTGGGTGATGTGTAATGCTTCTTTCCAGATCTAAAGTCTATTGTTCTATCAAGTGCTACTCTGATGTCTCATCAAAATCTATGGTAATCCTAGAAATAAAAGTAGAATACAATTATAGACAAATTTAGTTTAATACTAAAAGTATAAATAATACATGATAAAGAAAAGGCCTCTGATAGAAAATATACTGAATGGAGAAGCAAATTGCCATTTTTTagttaaatataatttaacaacTTCTCCCAAAGAATCTCAGCTCACATTTATCTCTAAAATATTCTACTAGCTTCAAAGCAGGAGTACATGGATATTGTTGGCAGTTTTGCAagtcagaataatattttaaatgcatattataaaatatatagtttcaaaagaaaccaattgtataaaaataattatcaaaatatttttaaaaaggtttataAATCCTAAGATAATATAAGTGTCTCTGAACAAAAATaagttgaaagaaaaatgaatttcatttcgctatctgcaaatttaataaaaatatgatagtCTATCAGGCCATGTATGGTAGCTTTCATAACTTATATCAGTTTGTTTCTTCATACAACCACACACATAATCTTTATTCTTCTCTATGGtgaaattatttgtatatttggaAGATTATATCAGTGAAGTGCAAGCTTTGACCTGTTTAccaagtttgtttctttttcttttcttgaaaggCAAttaggatttagtgacttgcccagggtcacacacctagcaagtgttatgtgtctgaggtaggatttgaactcaggtccacttgactccagggtcagtgttctctccactgtgccatctagctgctccataGATGTCATGTTTAaaggaacagctagatggcagagtgaatagagtgctgggcctggagtcaggaagtggtcttctttctgaattcaaatctggcctcagacacttattagctttgggattctgagcaaattacttgcttaacccagtttgcctcatctgctttatctgtgaaatgagctagagaaaaaaccCCTTCAgtaattgccaagaaaaccccaaaataagtcacaaagagttagataccATAGATACCagtgaaacaaaaacaaagttggAAAGACTTGATATAAGCTTGAAGATGACTTGAATATTGTTTAATAAAGATATCTTAATACACTGGTACAAGCACTAGTTTATCAGTGTTTCTGGCAATGTATGAAAATGCTTACTAACAAGTAAAAGGGTCATATTCTAcatcaaggaagaaaatattcacaccaatgaaatcacagatttattgaaatatttgagATGGGACATTGGTGATTAGACAATGTAAaattacaaaaactttccttactTACAATGATAATATTTTCACATGAAGGAGCCAAATGAGTGCTGAGAGAAAGTCATCTATAactaaaaatatcattaattcAATGATATGACCAggaattatgattttaaaagaaggaagaaaaagatcttggaaagaagaaacaatttatcATATTGATACTCAGTACTTTGACCTCTGCCATTAGTTTTTCCTACAAGTTTCTCACTAAGTTTTtgaattatctatttatttttaaatttcttttttttaattgagttccatttttttcttcccatccattcctccttctctattgagaaggcaaaaaagtTACATTTCAATTTATACTCAGCGTTTGTTAATTGTATCTCTGAAGGctaatagcatttttcatcatgagctgctcagaattgtcttggattattattttaattgagtAGCTAAAtgtttcacagttgattatcatcataatattattatgtgcaatgatctcctggttctcctcatttaaCTTTGAAGTGAACAGATCTTTCTTAAACTAtatccttcatcatttcttatggcacatgataattccatcacaatcataacaACAATCAGCCCTTCCACAATTGATGGGTAtactctcaatttctaattctttgccaccacaaaaagagccactataaatatcctgtttctttgatcttttggggatatatACCTATTAGTGGTATTTTTGGGTCAAAAGATATAGACAATTTTATTGTCAGTTTCACCAAATGATTTTGACAAGACCAACTACATTTGGTTTGATTTTTGGCTACTTTACTATAGGAGAAAGACTAGGTGGGAATGTGGGGGAAATTAGCCAATGATTCTTACAgaattaaatttacatttaaattcattgaaataattttattttttccaaatagcaatgatatttattttcactaacaaaattatacattttttttgtcttttagaatGCTAACAAACTCATGAGAAGACCTTGCTTGTTTGATCCAATGGAAACCTTACTTTATATCAATGGAAGATGTTTATAGATTTTACTGAATTTTCTATAGATTTATTATGGGTGTGTGTCACTTTTAACTTGACATTTATAGTGACAGAAGTCATCACTTCTCTTCAAATATTTCCCTGCTAATATAATTTaggctaaaaattaaaaaaataaaagaagatggaaaaatttaacaaatgtttttcatttctttaaaaatgtctaaaattattttaattcttgagaaatagaaaatttgcATATCTATTTGCAAATTGTTTCCTAATATAGGATCTCAGAAGAAAACATTGTTAGTATTCATTAGTAAGAAATGGATGAGTTGATATCATAGGGAAGTAGGCACAGAAAGGTACCTTACTTTTTTTGGATagctataataatttatttattcaataaatatttattagtaattgtctatgtgccaggcactggactaaGTTTTGGGAAGATAAAAGACAATatttgacttggaaaaaaaaaacaccttaaatttaatgggggagacaacatgcagaaaaatatataagtaagCTATACataggggaaaagaaataagaggaaaagctCTAGAATTAAGGAATATTGAGGAAAACTCTCTGTAAGAATATAATATAGGACTTTGTTgtgattaaaaaaacacaaaggtCAGTAGTCAGACTAGATGAGGGATAATATTGCAGATGTGAGGGAGAAC
Proteins encoded in this region:
- the TFF1 gene encoding trefoil factor 1, which produces MEYKVFCTLIITLMLGYNVLTQGVFETCNMTPQERKNCGWSGITEKECQERNCCFDSNIRGYPWCFSPRQEIEDNEC